A window of Mercenaria mercenaria strain notata chromosome 16, MADL_Memer_1, whole genome shotgun sequence contains these coding sequences:
- the LOC128549511 gene encoding uncharacterized protein LOC128549511 isoform X1, protein MKKASGQGVHVEDVSRTKTLGKADDKKKPSKMTNDHKSGTPSPQNNTGSKSAVNSIGRPPTTSILRSALYYQNRIIIPEKKRSPTQTTANAPNEPRTISAPNAVIGSGAKARPTSLQQNSNSAIFRPATNASASISNVRTIQGNNVPLADDTMDTAGIDIVVTDTENNQHRVKKKKSIFKRFYLCLQDNRMKGEPNAEEILASSNPQEYRILKKVLNTTFLSVGIALLVAVLIVIIYSSIDS, encoded by the exons GCATCAGGCCAGGGTGTGCACGTTGAAGATGTGTCTAGAACCAAAACATTAGGAAAAGCAGACGATAAGAAAAAACCATCAAAGATGACGAACGATCACAAATCTGGTACACCTTCACCGCAAAATAACACTGGTTCGAAATCTGCCGTGAACAGTATTGGTAGACCGCCAACAACCAGCATTCTGAGAAGTGCCTTGTACTATCAAAACAGAATAATAATACCTGAAAAGAAGCGTTCGCCGACACAGACGACTGCGAACGCGCCAAATGAACCGCGCACGATAAGCGCACCAAATGCAGTAATTGGATCCGGAGCGAAAGCGAGACCTACAAGTTTGCAACAGAATTCCAATAGTGCTATTTTTAGACCGGCAACAAATGCCAGTGCTTCCATATCGAATGTTAGAACTATTCAAGGAAATAACGTTCCGTTAGCAGACGACACAATGGATACGGCGGGAATTGATATTGTTGTAACGGATACGGAAAATAATCAACACAGAGTGAAAAAGAAAAAGtcaatttttaaaagattttatttgtgCTTACAGGATAACCGTATGAAAGGAGAACCCAATGCAGAAGAAATTTTAGCCAGCTCAAATCCACAAGAATATAGGATattaaaaaaagtgttaaatactACGTTTTTAAGCGTTGGAATTGCCTTATTGGTAGCAGTCTTAATTGTGATAATTTATTCAAGTATAG ACTCCTAG
- the LOC128549511 gene encoding uncharacterized protein LOC128549511 isoform X3 codes for MTNDHKSGTPSPQNNTGSKSAVNSIGRPPTTSILRSALYYQNRIIIPEKKRSPTQTTANAPNEPRTISAPNAVIGSGAKARPTSLQQNSNSAIFRPATNASASISNVRTIQGNNVPLADDTMDTAGIDIVVTDTENNQHRVKKKKSIFKRFYLCLQDNRMKGEPNAEEILASSNPQEYRILKKVLNTTFLSVGIALLVAVLIVIIYSSIDS; via the exons ATGACGAACGATCACAAATCTGGTACACCTTCACCGCAAAATAACACTGGTTCGAAATCTGCCGTGAACAGTATTGGTAGACCGCCAACAACCAGCATTCTGAGAAGTGCCTTGTACTATCAAAACAGAATAATAATACCTGAAAAGAAGCGTTCGCCGACACAGACGACTGCGAACGCGCCAAATGAACCGCGCACGATAAGCGCACCAAATGCAGTAATTGGATCCGGAGCGAAAGCGAGACCTACAAGTTTGCAACAGAATTCCAATAGTGCTATTTTTAGACCGGCAACAAATGCCAGTGCTTCCATATCGAATGTTAGAACTATTCAAGGAAATAACGTTCCGTTAGCAGACGACACAATGGATACGGCGGGAATTGATATTGTTGTAACGGATACGGAAAATAATCAACACAGAGTGAAAAAGAAAAAGtcaatttttaaaagattttatttgtgCTTACAGGATAACCGTATGAAAGGAGAACCCAATGCAGAAGAAATTTTAGCCAGCTCAAATCCACAAGAATATAGGATattaaaaaaagtgttaaatactACGTTTTTAAGCGTTGGAATTGCCTTATTGGTAGCAGTCTTAATTGTGATAATTTATTCAAGTATAG ACTCCTAG
- the LOC128549511 gene encoding uncharacterized protein LOC128549511 isoform X2, translated as MQASGQGVHVEDVSRTKTLGKADDKKKPSKMTNDHKSGTPSPQNNTGSKSAVNSIGRPPTTSILRSALYYQNRIIIPEKKRSPTQTTANAPNEPRTISAPNAVIGSGAKARPTSLQQNSNSAIFRPATNASASISNVRTIQGNNVPLADDTMDTAGIDIVVTDTENNQHRVKKKKSIFKRFYLCLQDNRMKGEPNAEEILASSNPQEYRILKKVLNTTFLSVGIALLVAVLIVIIYSSIDS; from the exons GCATCAGGCCAGGGTGTGCACGTTGAAGATGTGTCTAGAACCAAAACATTAGGAAAAGCAGACGATAAGAAAAAACCATCAAAGATGACGAACGATCACAAATCTGGTACACCTTCACCGCAAAATAACACTGGTTCGAAATCTGCCGTGAACAGTATTGGTAGACCGCCAACAACCAGCATTCTGAGAAGTGCCTTGTACTATCAAAACAGAATAATAATACCTGAAAAGAAGCGTTCGCCGACACAGACGACTGCGAACGCGCCAAATGAACCGCGCACGATAAGCGCACCAAATGCAGTAATTGGATCCGGAGCGAAAGCGAGACCTACAAGTTTGCAACAGAATTCCAATAGTGCTATTTTTAGACCGGCAACAAATGCCAGTGCTTCCATATCGAATGTTAGAACTATTCAAGGAAATAACGTTCCGTTAGCAGACGACACAATGGATACGGCGGGAATTGATATTGTTGTAACGGATACGGAAAATAATCAACACAGAGTGAAAAAGAAAAAGtcaatttttaaaagattttatttgtgCTTACAGGATAACCGTATGAAAGGAGAACCCAATGCAGAAGAAATTTTAGCCAGCTCAAATCCACAAGAATATAGGATattaaaaaaagtgttaaatactACGTTTTTAAGCGTTGGAATTGCCTTATTGGTAGCAGTCTTAATTGTGATAATTTATTCAAGTATAG ACTCCTAG